A region from the uncultured Bacteroides sp. genome encodes:
- a CDS encoding nitrogenase component I subunit alpha, translating into MENKVLNLSSAKEELTQIYPSKVGKKRSKSMVIVDPDNIPEIQANVRTIPGIITQRGCTYAGCKGVVLGPTRDIINITHGPIGCGYYSWLTRRNQTRPGENGENFIPYAFSTDMQDSNIVFGGEQKLKEAIREAYELFHPKAIAVFSTCPVGLIGDDVHRVAKQMKEEIGNGINIFGFSCEGYRGVSQSAGHHIANNQLFRNLIGNDDTVKATHKYRINVLGEYNIGGDAFVIDALFDKCGIQVVATMSGNSTIEQFETAHTADLNLVMCHRSINYVAEMLETSFGIPWMKSNFIGADACAKSLRKVAKYFGDAELTARIETVIAEEMIPVMAAREKARKNTNGKTAMLFVGGSRAHHYQELFDELGITTLCAGYEFGHRDDYEGRRVIPNIRIDADSRNIEVITVQKDATRYNPRKTEEELKALEEEGLEFNGYDGLMAEMKKGSLVIDDLSHYEMEKLIEKYHPDVFCAGVKEKYCVQKMGIPLKQLHNYDSGGPYAGFEGAVNFYKDIEQIVCCSIWKEMKAPWEREEYVEAVYAAV; encoded by the coding sequence ATGGAAAATAAAGTTTTAAATTTAAGTAGCGCCAAAGAGGAACTTACTCAAATCTACCCATCGAAAGTAGGTAAGAAAAGAAGTAAGTCAATGGTCATTGTCGATCCGGACAATATTCCTGAAATTCAGGCCAATGTGCGTACTATTCCCGGTATTATCACTCAAAGAGGGTGTACTTATGCCGGTTGTAAAGGTGTGGTTTTAGGCCCGACGCGTGATATCATAAATATTACTCACGGCCCCATCGGTTGTGGATATTACTCTTGGTTGACACGTCGTAACCAGACCCGTCCGGGCGAAAATGGGGAAAATTTCATTCCTTACGCTTTTTCTACTGACATGCAAGATTCAAACATCGTGTTTGGCGGAGAGCAAAAATTAAAAGAAGCCATTCGCGAAGCGTATGAGCTGTTTCACCCCAAAGCAATAGCTGTGTTCTCTACCTGTCCGGTCGGTTTAATTGGTGATGATGTACACCGTGTGGCCAAGCAAATGAAAGAAGAAATAGGGAATGGAATTAATATCTTTGGATTCTCTTGCGAAGGCTATAGAGGTGTTTCTCAATCTGCCGGTCATCACATTGCTAATAATCAATTATTCCGTAATTTGATTGGTAATGACGATACGGTAAAAGCAACTCATAAATATCGCATTAACGTATTGGGCGAATATAATATAGGCGGCGACGCTTTCGTTATTGATGCGTTGTTCGATAAATGTGGCATTCAGGTAGTGGCTACCATGTCGGGCAACTCTACCATAGAACAATTCGAAACAGCCCACACTGCCGATCTCAATCTGGTAATGTGCCATCGTTCCATAAACTATGTGGCCGAAATGCTCGAAACTTCTTTCGGCATTCCATGGATGAAGTCTAACTTCATCGGTGCAGATGCTTGTGCAAAATCTCTTCGTAAAGTGGCAAAATATTTTGGAGACGCGGAACTGACCGCCAGAATTGAAACTGTTATAGCCGAAGAAATGATACCTGTAATGGCTGCCCGCGAGAAAGCCAGAAAGAATACGAACGGAAAGACGGCGATGCTTTTTGTCGGTGGTTCTCGTGCACACCATTATCAGGAATTATTCGACGAATTAGGTATCACTACACTTTGTGCAGGATACGAGTTTGGTCATCGGGATGATTATGAAGGACGTCGTGTGATACCTAACATCCGGATTGACGCCGATAGTCGTAATATTGAAGTTATTACGGTGCAGAAAGATGCCACACGCTATAATCCCCGTAAGACGGAAGAAGAATTGAAAGCGCTCGAAGAGGAAGGATTAGAATTCAATGGATACGACGGATTAATGGCTGAGATGAAAAAAGGTTCGCTTGTTATAGACGACCTTAGTCATTATGAAATGGAAAAATTAATTGAAAAATATCATCCGGACGTATTTTGTGCAGGAGTTAAAGAAAAATATTGTGTTCAAAAGATGGGAATACCATTGAAACAACTTCACAATTATGATTCAGGAGGACCTTATGCTGGCTTTGAAGGTGCGGTGAATTTCTATAAAGATATTGAACAGATTGTTTGTTGCAGCATCTGGAAGGAAATGAAAGCACCTTGGGAAAGAGAAGAATACGTAGAAGCAGTATATGCTGCCGTCTGA
- a CDS encoding P-II family nitrogen regulator has product MKLILAIIRIAKMQETKMALQDADLPSFTAMPVQGRGQGHGDLEKAANYDPEHRELISVTPRLKSKRMITLMVSDDKKDLAVETIIKVNQTGASGDGKIFVIDSSDSIRVRTGEKGDITLD; this is encoded by the coding sequence ATGAAACTGATACTTGCAATAATTCGCATTGCTAAAATGCAAGAAACAAAGATGGCTCTTCAGGATGCAGATCTTCCTTCCTTTACTGCTATGCCGGTGCAGGGCAGGGGACAAGGACATGGCGATCTGGAAAAAGCAGCCAACTACGATCCGGAACATAGGGAACTGATTTCTGTTACACCCCGTTTAAAGTCCAAACGTATGATAACCCTCATGGTGTCGGATGATAAAAAAGACCTCGCGGTTGAAACAATTATTAAAGTAAACCAAACGGGTGCGAGTGGAGACGGTAAGATTTTTGTGATTGATTCTTCGGATTCTATTCGTGTTAGAACAGGAGAAAAAGGAGATATAACGCTTGATTGA
- a CDS encoding pyruvate carboxyltransferase, whose protein sequence is MTGKKVHIIDTTLRDGEQAAGVVFSLEEKMQIAALLDKAGVPELEIGMPAISQEEKENIKTLVHAGFSFNCLAWCRAVCSDVDEAAATGAQGVHISFPVSSIHLNALGKNELWVMKKLSEVLTYASGRFSYVTVGAQDASRAGFPFLSDFIGQAVLCGASRIRIADTVGIMNPFSVSKLFTKLKKECPHVPFEFHGHNDLGMATANTFTALCSGAEAASVTVNGLGERSGNAVLEELVMALSLSGNIQPDIHTEYLSELSALVQQASGRVLSDMKPITGKFAISHESGIHTQCMLTDRTTYQIIDAASVGRKEEPFVFGKHSGRTAINRFFSSRGYQLTDKESLTMLCEVKQEAIKLKRSLSESELLNLYKKR, encoded by the coding sequence ATGACAGGAAAGAAAGTACATATTATCGATACAACTCTTCGCGACGGCGAACAAGCGGCAGGAGTGGTCTTCTCTTTAGAAGAGAAGATGCAGATTGCGGCTTTACTCGACAAGGCAGGTGTTCCGGAACTTGAGATCGGAATGCCTGCCATCTCGCAGGAAGAAAAGGAAAACATCAAAACACTGGTGCATGCAGGCTTCTCATTCAATTGTTTAGCCTGGTGCAGAGCCGTATGTAGTGATGTAGACGAAGCTGCTGCTACGGGGGCACAAGGTGTACATATATCCTTTCCTGTTTCTTCCATTCATTTGAATGCTTTAGGCAAAAACGAACTGTGGGTAATGAAAAAACTAAGCGAGGTGTTAACGTATGCATCCGGCCGTTTTAGCTATGTCACAGTAGGCGCACAAGATGCTTCGCGTGCAGGTTTTCCGTTTCTGAGCGATTTTATAGGGCAGGCTGTGCTTTGCGGGGCTTCGCGCATACGCATAGCCGATACCGTGGGCATCATGAATCCCTTTAGCGTATCGAAGTTATTCACCAAATTAAAGAAAGAGTGTCCGCATGTGCCTTTTGAGTTTCATGGGCACAATGATTTGGGCATGGCCACAGCAAACACTTTCACGGCACTATGCTCGGGCGCGGAAGCTGCCAGTGTTACGGTAAACGGGCTGGGAGAGCGTTCGGGAAACGCTGTTCTTGAGGAATTGGTAATGGCGCTTTCTTTAAGCGGAAACATTCAACCGGACATTCACACCGAATACCTGAGTGAGCTGTCGGCTTTGGTACAACAAGCTTCAGGAAGAGTACTTTCGGACATGAAACCCATAACAGGAAAGTTCGCTATCAGTCACGAATCGGGCATACACACACAATGCATGCTGACCGACCGCACAACTTATCAAATTATTGATGCTGCCAGTGTAGGGCGGAAAGAAGAGCCTTTTGTATTCGGAAAACATAGCGGGAGAACAGCGATCAACCGTTTTTTCTCATCAAGAGGATACCAGTTAACAGATAAAGAAAGCCTGACGATGCTTTGCGAGGTAAAACAAGAAGCCATAAAGTTAAAACGTTCTTTATCCGAATCGGAATTGCTCAATCTTTATAAAAAACGCTGA
- the modB gene encoding molybdate ABC transporter permease subunit, which translates to MNSDFIQTLVTTGKLAFCTTLILFVIGLPVAYFLAYSRFKLKAVIEALISMPMVLPPTVLGFYILVAYSPQNWFGKMLEQWFDIRLAFSFNGVLIASIICSMPFMIQPLQNGLASLPVSLKEASYTLGKSSLVTFFRVLLPNIRGSVIIAIAMTFAHCVGEFGIVLMVGGNMPGATRVASIALYDEVQALNYKAANQYALILFLASFVVLTIIYSINKK; encoded by the coding sequence ATGAATAGCGACTTTATACAAACACTCGTAACAACCGGTAAATTAGCCTTTTGCACAACATTAATCTTGTTTGTAATAGGTCTGCCGGTAGCTTATTTTCTGGCGTATTCCAGGTTTAAACTGAAAGCAGTGATTGAAGCGCTTATCTCTATGCCTATGGTGCTTCCGCCTACGGTGCTGGGTTTCTATATACTTGTGGCTTACAGTCCTCAAAATTGGTTTGGGAAAATGTTGGAGCAGTGGTTCGATATCCGTTTGGCTTTTAGTTTTAACGGCGTATTGATAGCCAGTATTATTTGCTCTATGCCTTTTATGATACAACCGCTGCAAAATGGATTGGCTTCTCTGCCGGTAAGCCTCAAAGAAGCATCTTATACTTTGGGAAAATCGTCGCTAGTCACCTTTTTCAGGGTGTTACTACCCAATATCAGGGGGAGCGTTATTATTGCCATAGCCATGACTTTTGCCCATTGTGTAGGCGAGTTTGGCATTGTACTCATGGTGGGAGGCAACATGCCCGGCGCCACCAGAGTGGCTTCTATCGCTTTGTATGACGAAGTACAGGCTCTTAACTATAAAGCGGCCAATCAGTACGCTTTGATACTGTTTCTGGCTTCGTTTGTAGTACTTACTATTATTTATAGTATTAACAAAAAATAA
- the nifE gene encoding nitrogenase iron-molybdenum cofactor biosynthesis protein NifE: MGIILEERKNQVARAGSTDEVACGKASLAGSVSQRACVFCGSRVVLYPIVDALHLIHGPIGCAAYTWDIRGSLSSGPELHRLSFSTDLREKDVIFGGAIKLSASLDELIDLHHPKAAFVYTTCIVGVIGDDVEAVCKEMSAQKGIPVIPVQAPGFQGSKKDGYRIACESLFQLVGTQNHPVPKHSINILGDFNLAGELWILLAYYKRMGIHVNATITGDGRVDDICNAHNASLNVVQCSGSMMHLAKMMKEKYDVPFMRVSYFGIEDMSDALYEVANFFKSEELLNNAREIVKEELGRLLPELAPYKEALSGKKAAIYVGGAFKAISLIKALRLIGIKTVIVGSQTGDKDDYQLIQQLCDDDTIIVDDSNPVELSAFVKEKKADLFIGGVKERPIAYKIGLGFCDHNHERKEALAGYEGMLNFAKEVYGTIMSPVWKYVR, from the coding sequence ATGGGCATCATATTAGAAGAAAGAAAAAATCAAGTGGCAAGGGCAGGTAGCACGGATGAAGTGGCCTGCGGCAAAGCCAGCTTGGCAGGCTCTGTAAGTCAGAGGGCTTGCGTGTTCTGCGGCTCGAGGGTGGTGCTTTATCCCATAGTAGACGCACTTCATCTTATTCACGGGCCCATTGGTTGCGCTGCTTATACGTGGGATATTCGCGGATCACTTTCGTCGGGGCCGGAACTACACCGACTCAGTTTCTCTACCGATCTGCGCGAGAAAGATGTTATTTTTGGAGGAGCGATAAAGCTGAGTGCTTCGCTCGATGAATTGATAGATTTGCATCATCCCAAGGCGGCATTTGTTTATACAACATGCATCGTAGGCGTTATAGGCGATGATGTAGAGGCCGTTTGCAAAGAAATGTCCGCCCAAAAAGGCATTCCCGTTATTCCTGTTCAGGCTCCCGGCTTTCAGGGATCTAAGAAAGACGGTTATCGCATAGCGTGCGAATCGTTGTTTCAATTGGTAGGCACTCAAAATCATCCTGTGCCGAAGCATTCCATCAATATTCTGGGAGATTTCAACCTAGCGGGAGAATTATGGATTCTATTGGCCTACTATAAGCGGATGGGCATTCATGTAAATGCAACCATCACCGGAGATGGCAGAGTAGACGATATCTGTAATGCTCATAACGCATCACTCAACGTGGTGCAATGTTCGGGCTCTATGATGCATCTGGCTAAAATGATGAAAGAGAAATACGACGTACCTTTTATGCGCGTTTCTTATTTCGGCATTGAAGATATGAGCGATGCTTTGTACGAAGTGGCCAATTTTTTCAAGAGCGAGGAATTGCTGAACAATGCGCGCGAGATAGTTAAAGAGGAGCTGGGACGCCTGCTTCCGGAATTAGCACCCTACAAAGAAGCGCTTTCGGGCAAAAAAGCAGCCATTTATGTAGGCGGGGCCTTCAAAGCCATCTCACTGATAAAAGCCTTACGACTGATTGGAATTAAGACAGTTATCGTGGGGTCACAAACAGGAGATAAAGATGATTATCAACTCATTCAGCAACTTTGTGACGATGATACGATCATTGTAGACGACTCAAATCCGGTAGAGCTGTCGGCCTTTGTAAAAGAGAAAAAGGCAGATCTCTTTATCGGAGGAGTAAAAGAGCGCCCGATTGCCTACAAAATAGGCCTTGGATTTTGTGACCATAATCATGAGCGGAAGGAAGCATTGGCCGGATACGAAGGCATGCTCAATTTTGCAAAAGAGGTATATGGAACTATTATGAGTCCCGTTTGGAAATATGTCCGATAA
- a CDS encoding ATP-binding cassette domain-containing protein, whose protein sequence is MITSIYIDVKRKMTTSEGDRTLHIEKEISGGEFICLVGHSGSGKTTLLRMLSGLVTPDEGMIRVGSEIWFDSRRKVNFKPQQRSIAYMFQDFALFPNMSVEENICFAQKKRDKTKVNELLNIFGMNGLAKQKPSKLSGGQKQRVALARALASSPSILLLDEPLSAIDQEMRNLLQCEILKAHEYLAATSIMVTHDMHEANHMATEIVKIKNGLIVEQDETDCTCLR, encoded by the coding sequence ATGATAACTTCTATTTATATTGACGTAAAAAGAAAGATGACCACTTCTGAAGGAGATAGGACATTGCACATTGAAAAAGAGATTTCGGGTGGGGAATTCATATGCCTGGTGGGACATTCCGGTTCGGGAAAAACCACCTTATTGCGCATGCTTTCGGGGCTAGTTACTCCGGACGAAGGAATGATCAGAGTAGGAAGCGAGATATGGTTTGACTCGCGTCGAAAAGTAAATTTCAAGCCCCAGCAACGAAGCATAGCCTATATGTTTCAGGATTTTGCTCTATTTCCTAACATGAGTGTGGAAGAAAATATCTGTTTTGCCCAAAAGAAAAGAGACAAAACGAAGGTGAACGAACTGCTTAACATCTTTGGCATGAATGGATTGGCAAAACAAAAACCCTCTAAGCTGTCCGGCGGACAAAAACAACGGGTGGCATTGGCACGGGCGCTGGCTTCATCGCCCTCTATTTTACTGCTCGACGAACCGCTGTCGGCCATTGACCAAGAGATGCGCAACCTGCTTCAATGCGAAATATTGAAAGCACATGAGTATCTTGCCGCTACCAGCATAATGGTAACTCATGATATGCACGAAGCAAATCACATGGCTACGGAAATAGTGAAAATTAAAAACGGATTAATAGTAGAACAAGATGAAACTGATTGTACCTGTTTACGATGA
- a CDS encoding (2Fe-2S) ferredoxin domain-containing protein, with protein MKKPNYHILVCNSFRLNGDAQGACNKKGASSLLQYITEECSDRGLDVAVSTTGCLNLCSQGPIIVVHPNNYWYGCVETEEAIDEILDALEEGESCEKYLISE; from the coding sequence ATGAAAAAACCAAACTATCACATCTTAGTTTGTAACTCCTTCCGCCTGAATGGCGATGCACAAGGAGCCTGCAACAAAAAGGGAGCATCATCGCTCCTGCAATACATTACGGAAGAGTGTAGTGATCGTGGCCTTGACGTGGCTGTATCAACCACCGGTTGTCTCAATTTATGTTCGCAAGGGCCTATCATTGTGGTACATCCCAATAACTATTGGTATGGCTGCGTGGAAACCGAAGAGGCTATAGACGAAATACTCGACGCACTCGAAGAAGGTGAGTCTTGCGAAAAATATCTAATATCCGAATGA
- a CDS encoding nitrogenase component 1 produces the protein MQSTTENKKSPSYTSSRNACKLCAPLGASVVFKGIEGCVPIIHGSQGCATYIRRYMISHYKEPVDIASSNFSETTTIYGGNRNFVDGINNVIKQYNPKVIGIATTCLAETIGEDVPGLIAEYQQANTDNPDLPIFIHASTPSYQGSHMDGFHEAVCSAIVALADKKGQTGTHINLFPGFVSPADLRNLKEMLTDCGIEYVLVPDFSASLDNPFWKDYHLIPEGGTPVDRIRLTGSARGSIEFGTVQNKGALAGRIRNTKAITTAGEWLQSHCDVPNNRLLMPIGIDATDRFVATIEEISGKKITEKYSLQRGRLVDSYIDGHKYVFGKRAIVFGDEDMVLGIVSFLREIGIVPVLVASGGESGFMKEELKKYIGDTGADTMVMNGTDFESVRELAETLKPDILIGNSKGYYIARELGIPLIRTGFPIHDRVGGPRMEHLFYTGAQQLFDRIVNALLEYKQEHSPIGYKYM, from the coding sequence ATGCAATCAACAACAGAAAACAAGAAATCGCCCTCATATACCTCTTCGCGCAATGCTTGTAAGCTTTGCGCTCCATTGGGGGCTTCGGTAGTATTCAAGGGAATTGAAGGCTGCGTTCCTATTATTCATGGTTCTCAGGGATGTGCCACGTACATTCGCCGCTACATGATTAGTCATTACAAAGAACCGGTAGATATTGCTTCGTCTAACTTTAGCGAAACTACCACCATTTACGGTGGCAACCGAAACTTTGTAGACGGCATCAATAATGTGATTAAACAATATAATCCCAAAGTAATAGGGATTGCTACCACCTGCCTGGCAGAAACAATAGGCGAGGATGTGCCGGGATTAATTGCCGAATATCAGCAGGCAAATACGGATAATCCGGATCTTCCGATTTTTATTCATGCCTCTACTCCCAGTTATCAGGGCAGCCACATGGACGGATTTCACGAAGCAGTCTGCTCTGCTATCGTGGCTCTTGCCGACAAAAAAGGGCAAACCGGTACGCATATCAACCTCTTCCCGGGTTTTGTTTCTCCGGCCGATTTGCGCAACTTGAAGGAAATGCTCACCGATTGCGGCATAGAGTACGTTTTAGTACCCGATTTCTCCGCTTCTTTGGATAATCCTTTCTGGAAAGATTATCACTTAATTCCCGAAGGAGGAACACCTGTCGATCGCATTCGCCTTACCGGAAGTGCACGTGGCAGTATAGAATTTGGAACAGTACAAAACAAAGGGGCACTTGCCGGACGCATACGCAACACAAAAGCAATAACAACTGCCGGAGAATGGTTGCAAAGTCATTGCGATGTACCCAACAATCGTTTGCTTATGCCCATTGGCATTGATGCTACAGATCGCTTTGTGGCAACTATTGAAGAAATTTCGGGCAAGAAAATTACGGAGAAATACAGCCTTCAACGCGGACGCTTGGTAGATTCTTACATAGACGGACATAAGTATGTTTTCGGGAAACGGGCCATTGTGTTTGGCGACGAAGATATGGTGTTGGGCATCGTCTCTTTTCTGCGGGAAATCGGTATTGTTCCGGTACTTGTAGCTTCCGGCGGAGAAAGTGGTTTTATGAAAGAGGAACTTAAAAAATACATTGGAGACACAGGAGCAGATACAATGGTAATGAACGGCACAGACTTTGAGTCGGTGCGCGAACTGGCAGAGACATTAAAACCGGACATCCTGATAGGTAATAGTAAAGGCTACTACATAGCCCGCGAACTAGGCATACCGCTGATTCGTACCGGCTTTCCCATACACGACAGAGTAGGGGGCCCCCGAATGGAGCACCTCTTTTATACAGGCGCACAACAACTGTTCGACCGAATAGTAAATGCACTTCTCGAATACAAACAAGAACATTCGCCTATTGGCTACAAATACATGTAA
- a CDS encoding P-II family nitrogen regulator, producing MYLLRAIVRPEKSSVVMSALLNAGFPAVTKLPVFGRGKQRGLKVGNVTYDELPKDLLMIVIPDKDKDFVIETIIEAARSGEKGQFGDGKIFVTPVTETYTISSGKKEI from the coding sequence ATGTATTTATTAAGAGCCATTGTACGTCCGGAGAAGTCGTCTGTAGTAATGAGCGCGTTGCTGAACGCAGGATTCCCCGCAGTAACGAAGTTACCTGTTTTTGGTCGCGGTAAACAACGCGGTTTGAAAGTAGGAAATGTTACCTATGACGAATTACCGAAAGATTTATTGATGATCGTTATTCCCGATAAAGACAAAGATTTTGTCATCGAAACTATTATCGAAGCCGCACGTTCAGGAGAAAAAGGGCAATTTGGCGATGGAAAAATATTTGTAACTCCGGTTACCGAGACTTATACCATCTCTAGCGGAAAGAAAGAAATCTGA
- the nifB gene encoding nitrogenase cofactor biosynthesis protein NifB: MMAKVITEENIRPKHPCFDEEARHTHARVHLPVAPRCNIQCNYCNRKYDCVNESRPGVTSSVLEPFQAVRYLKELDKHIDNISVIGIAGPGDPFANPDEVLKTLREVKAEFPNRIFCLSTNGLNLEPYIDEIAALDVTHVTITINGVNPEITSQIYRWIRFNKKVYRGEEGARLLLERQLACIPLLKAKGITVKINYIIIPGINDHHVDETARVVKELGADLINCMPLIPTGGSNFETMPKPDQKMIFRVRAEAKHHLPLMTHCARCRADAAGLLGQDLKEAYTILQEISSNVAEDESKRPYVAVATYEGHLVNLHLGEAKTVYIFRQTLNGFQFVEERTMPDKGGGDQRWIDVARLLIDCRALLVGGVGDNPASILKECGIKVVQMTGMIDEGLDGIYNNLPIRSIKKADAFRCGSECKGNAQGCA; the protein is encoded by the coding sequence ATGATGGCTAAAGTAATAACAGAAGAAAATATACGACCAAAACACCCTTGTTTTGACGAAGAGGCAAGACACACACATGCTCGTGTGCACTTGCCGGTAGCGCCCAGATGTAACATACAGTGCAATTACTGTAATCGCAAGTATGACTGTGTAAATGAGAGTCGGCCGGGAGTAACCTCCTCTGTGCTAGAGCCGTTTCAAGCAGTGCGCTACCTAAAAGAATTAGACAAACACATCGATAATATATCTGTAATCGGCATTGCCGGTCCGGGAGACCCTTTTGCTAATCCCGATGAGGTGCTGAAAACCCTCCGTGAGGTGAAAGCGGAATTTCCAAACCGGATATTCTGCCTTTCAACCAATGGGCTCAATCTGGAGCCTTACATTGACGAAATTGCCGCACTAGACGTAACGCACGTCACCATTACCATTAATGGTGTAAATCCCGAAATTACTTCTCAAATCTACCGATGGATACGTTTTAATAAAAAAGTCTATCGGGGAGAGGAAGGGGCCCGTTTACTGTTAGAACGCCAACTGGCCTGCATCCCTTTGCTTAAAGCAAAAGGAATAACCGTGAAGATTAATTATATTATCATTCCGGGCATTAATGACCACCATGTAGACGAAACGGCACGGGTGGTAAAAGAGTTGGGTGCCGATCTGATAAACTGCATGCCACTCATACCTACAGGAGGTTCTAACTTTGAAACCATGCCAAAGCCTGATCAAAAGATGATATTCCGCGTACGTGCCGAGGCTAAACATCACTTACCTCTGATGACACACTGTGCTCGCTGTCGTGCCGATGCCGCAGGATTATTGGGACAAGACCTGAAAGAGGCCTATACCATTTTACAGGAAATATCATCGAACGTGGCCGAAGATGAAAGCAAACGTCCCTACGTGGCTGTGGCTACCTACGAAGGACATCTGGTTAACCTACATTTGGGCGAAGCCAAAACAGTCTATATTTTTCGTCAGACACTTAATGGTTTTCAATTTGTTGAAGAACGCACTATGCCCGATAAAGGAGGAGGCGATCAGAGATGGATTGACGTGGCACGCTTACTTATTGACTGCCGGGCACTGTTAGTTGGAGGAGTAGGAGACAACCCGGCTTCCATACTGAAAGAGTGCGGCATTAAAGTAGTACAAATGACGGGAATGATAGACGAAGGACTAGATGGTATATATAACAACCTGCCCATTCGCAGCATAAAAAAAGCGGATGCATTTCGCTGTGGAAGCGAATGTAAGGGTAATGCACAAGGTTGCGCTTAA
- a CDS encoding nitrogenase component 1, whose protein sequence is MLLRHTTAKEIDRKALTINPAKTCQPIGAMYAAFGIHGCLPHSHGSQGCCAYHRSALTRHFKEPIVASTSSFSEGSSVFGGSANLLQAIDTIFSVYDPEVIAVHTTCLSETIGDDLTQIVSKAAEDGKIPEGKKVIYCNTPSYVGSHITGYANQVAAMVKFFSTATPKKRNVVNLVAGWMEPSDMREIKRIASVMEARTLMFPDMTGVLDTPLTGKYEMYPKGGCTMAELETTGDSKFTIGLGEYCTNAACVALDNKCKVKFEMTDIPIGLKATDRFVTALSRHANVPVPDSITEERGRLIDLIADNQKYFYGKRVALWGDPDTLIPLCEFLVSMDMRPVYVVSGTPGKPFEERLKTILKDIPEAKFKGGELADMFRMHQWIKQEPVDLLIGNTYGKYIARDEDIPFVRFGFPIADRAGHNFFPKTGYVGATNLAIQILNAFFDHMDRTCAEEKVEFQL, encoded by the coding sequence ATGTTATTAAGACATACTACTGCAAAAGAAATTGATAGAAAAGCCCTTACTATCAATCCGGCAAAGACCTGCCAACCGATAGGCGCTATGTATGCGGCATTCGGTATTCATGGATGCTTGCCACACAGTCACGGCTCACAAGGATGTTGCGCTTACCACAGAAGTGCACTCACCAGACACTTTAAAGAACCTATTGTGGCTTCGACAAGTTCTTTCTCGGAAGGTTCCTCTGTTTTCGGAGGTTCGGCTAACTTGCTGCAAGCCATTGATACGATCTTTTCTGTTTATGACCCCGAAGTGATAGCCGTACATACTACCTGCCTTTCCGAAACCATCGGAGACGACCTTACACAAATTGTGTCTAAGGCTGCCGAAGACGGGAAAATTCCCGAAGGCAAAAAAGTAATCTATTGCAATACGCCCTCTTATGTGGGAAGTCATATAACGGGCTATGCCAATCAGGTTGCCGCCATGGTTAAGTTCTTTTCTACCGCTACACCCAAAAAGAGAAACGTTGTGAACCTCGTGGCCGGATGGATGGAACCTTCGGATATGAGAGAGATCAAACGCATAGCCTCTGTAATGGAAGCACGGACATTAATGTTTCCTGATATGACCGGAGTGCTTGATACTCCGCTTACAGGCAAGTACGAGATGTATCCTAAAGGAGGATGCACAATGGCTGAACTGGAAACTACAGGCGACAGTAAGTTTACCATCGGACTTGGAGAGTACTGCACTAACGCCGCTTGTGTGGCATTGGATAACAAATGTAAAGTGAAGTTCGAGATGACCGACATTCCAATCGGATTAAAGGCAACCGACCGCTTCGTCACCGCACTTAGTCGACATGCCAATGTGCCTGTACCCGACAGCATCACCGAAGAACGCGGCCGCCTGATAGACCTGATAGCCGACAATCAGAAATATTTTTACGGTAAGCGCGTAGCTCTTTGGGGCGATCCGGATACATTAATTCCATTGTGCGAATTTCTGGTGAGTATGGACATGCGCCCGGTATACGTCGTTTCCGGTACACCTGGAAAACCTTTTGAGGAGCGCCTGAAGACTATTTTGAAAGATATTCCGGAAGCTAAATTTAAAGGAGGCGAACTGGCCGATATGTTCAGAATGCACCAGTGGATTAAACAAGAACCGGTCGATTTATTGATTGGCAACACCTATGGCAAATACATTGCCCGCGATGAAGATATCCCGTTCGTACGCTTCGGATTTCCTATAGCCGACCGTGCAGGACATAATTTCTTCCCTAAAACCGGTTATGTAGGAGCAACAAATCTAGCCATTCAGATTCTTAATGCCTTCTTTGATCACATGGATCGTACCTGTGCCGAAGAGAAAGTAGAATTCCAGCTTTAA